The following proteins are encoded in a genomic region of Stutzerimonas stutzeri:
- the fadD2 gene encoding long-chain-fatty-acid--CoA ligase FadD2 — MQPDFWNDKRPAGVPNDIDMGGFRSVVEVFERSCKSHANRPAFTNMGVTLTYADLERYSAAFAAWLQNHTDLQPGDRIAVQMPNLLQYPIAVFGALRAGLIVVNTNPLYTAREMRHQFKDSGVRGLVYLNTFGKLVQEVLPDTHIEVLIEARIGDMLPSLKGLLVNAAVKHLKKMVPEYNLPQAKSFKQVLREGGHLSLKPVPLTLDDTAVLQYTGGTTGVAKGAMLSHGNLVANMQQVRATMEQLDDRGQTIIKEGQEIMIAPLPLYHIYAFTVNCMCMMVSGNHNVLITNPRDIDGFVKELQKWRFTAFLGLNTLFVALMAHRDFKKIDFSALKGTNSGGTALVSAVAERWKSMTGVTVTEGYGLTETSPVVCANPQGDKSRMGTVGLPVPGTTLKVIDDEGNELPLGERGELCVKGPQVMKGYWHRPDATAEVLDADGWLKTGDIAVIDPDGFVRIVDRKKDMIIVSGFNVYPNEIEDVVMAHPKVAACAAVGVPDEKSGEAVKLVVVRSDASLTAEELQAYCRENFTGYKVPRHFVFRDSLPMTPVGKILRRELRDQA, encoded by the coding sequence ATGCAACCTGACTTCTGGAACGATAAACGTCCCGCTGGTGTGCCCAACGATATCGACATGGGGGGCTTCCGATCGGTCGTGGAAGTATTCGAGCGCTCCTGCAAGAGCCATGCGAATCGCCCGGCCTTCACCAATATGGGCGTGACCCTGACCTACGCCGACCTGGAGCGCTACTCGGCGGCCTTCGCGGCCTGGCTACAGAATCACACCGACCTGCAGCCTGGTGACCGTATCGCCGTGCAAATGCCCAACCTGCTGCAGTACCCGATCGCTGTTTTCGGCGCCTTGCGTGCCGGGCTGATCGTGGTCAATACCAATCCGCTCTACACCGCCCGGGAGATGCGTCACCAGTTCAAGGATTCCGGCGTGCGCGGGCTGGTTTACCTGAATACCTTCGGCAAGCTGGTGCAGGAGGTACTGCCGGACACCCACATCGAGGTGCTGATCGAGGCGCGCATCGGTGACATGCTGCCGTCGCTCAAGGGGCTGTTGGTCAATGCCGCGGTCAAGCACCTGAAAAAGATGGTGCCCGAGTACAACTTGCCGCAAGCGAAATCGTTCAAGCAGGTTCTGCGTGAAGGCGGCCACCTTAGTCTCAAGCCGGTGCCGCTGACCCTGGACGACACTGCCGTGCTGCAATACACCGGCGGAACCACCGGCGTGGCCAAGGGCGCCATGCTCAGTCACGGCAACCTGGTGGCCAATATGCAGCAGGTCCGGGCGACCATGGAGCAACTGGACGATCGGGGCCAAACCATCATCAAGGAAGGGCAGGAGATCATGATCGCGCCCCTTCCGCTGTATCACATCTATGCCTTCACGGTTAACTGCATGTGCATGATGGTGTCCGGCAACCACAACGTGCTGATCACCAATCCGCGCGATATCGATGGCTTCGTCAAGGAACTGCAGAAGTGGCGGTTCACCGCGTTTCTCGGCCTCAACACCTTGTTCGTCGCGCTGATGGCGCATCGGGATTTCAAGAAAATCGACTTCTCTGCGCTCAAAGGCACCAACTCGGGCGGTACGGCTCTGGTCTCCGCGGTAGCCGAACGCTGGAAGAGCATGACCGGTGTCACGGTGACCGAGGGCTACGGGCTGACCGAAACCTCGCCGGTGGTCTGCGCCAATCCCCAGGGTGACAAGTCACGCATGGGTACCGTCGGCCTGCCGGTACCGGGCACGACGCTGAAGGTGATCGACGACGAGGGTAACGAGTTGCCGCTGGGCGAACGGGGTGAGCTGTGCGTCAAGGGCCCGCAGGTCATGAAGGGTTACTGGCATCGTCCCGACGCCACTGCCGAGGTGCTCGACGCCGACGGCTGGCTGAAGACCGGCGACATCGCGGTGATCGATCCGGACGGGTTCGTGCGCATCGTCGACCGCAAGAAAGACATGATCATCGTCTCGGGATTCAACGTTTATCCGAACGAGATCGAAGATGTGGTCATGGCTCACCCGAAGGTGGCCGCATGCGCGGCGGTCGGTGTCCCGGATGAAAAATCGGGCGAAGCGGTGAAATTGGTCGTGGTGCGCAGCGACGCCAGTCTTACCGCCGAGGAACTGCAAGCCTACTGTCGGGAAAACTTCACCGGCTATAAGGTTCCGCGCCACTTCGTGTTCCGCGATTCCCTGCCGATGACGCCGGTGGGCAAGATCCTCCGGCGCGAGCTGCGCGATCAGGCCTGA
- a CDS encoding MaoC family dehydratase: MSTLSNTPYSALEVGQTASFEKQVEERDIQLFAAMSGDRNPVHLDAEFAAGTPFKERIAHGMFSGALISAAVACTLPGPGTIYLGQTMKFTRPVKLGDTLTVRLEILEKLPKNRVRIATRVFNQNDEQVVDGEAEVLAPRREETVELKDLPPITFG; this comes from the coding sequence ATGAGCACGCTGAGCAACACGCCCTACTCCGCCCTTGAGGTTGGCCAGACTGCAAGCTTCGAGAAGCAGGTCGAGGAGCGCGACATTCAGCTCTTCGCTGCCATGTCGGGCGACCGCAACCCGGTCCATCTCGACGCGGAATTCGCGGCCGGCACCCCGTTCAAGGAGCGTATCGCCCATGGCATGTTCAGCGGCGCCCTGATCAGCGCGGCGGTGGCCTGCACGCTGCCCGGCCCGGGCACCATCTACCTCGGCCAGACGATGAAATTCACCCGTCCGGTAAAGCTTGGCGACACCCTCACCGTACGCCTGGAAATCCTCGAGAAGCTGCCGAAGAATCGCGTGCGCATCGCCACCCGTGTGTTCAATCAGAACGATGAGCAGGTGGTCGACGGCGAAGCCGAGGTACTGGCGCCGCGCCGCGAGGAAACCGTCGAGCTGAAAGACCTGCCGCCCATCACCTTCGGCTGA
- the pulA gene encoding pullulanase-type alpha-1,6-glucosidase codes for MLIRSIAHWRLAALVLGGFSLAIHTASAAPLDPGPDEALLYYKRADGNYDGWGPHLWNTAACSGSLNETGWDQPLPAAGTDPDYGAFYRIPLTTDASCLNLIMHRGDEKDLGGGDLTWRFDQLGRRVFSLSGDAQLSSTPLAGATVAIKGARAHWLDPFTLALVDGAPGASRVELRYSADASIRIDGETRTVTGGTALPLRPGSLREGLKRSHPHLANATAFNVVAGARDLRRAVMGQLVVVAYDADDQVIDATQVQTAGILDMLFAYEGELGAKIGPRGVAFKLWAPTAQRVRLHVFDADKRLLPGYPKVMHERLGVWSLDGPRSLDRAYYQYEVTAYRPSSGKIETTLVSDPYALSLSRNSQYAQVVDLDADDLKPGGWDALRPPHPQRPEASVIYETHLRDFSASDTSLPAELRGTYAAFTRPNSNGMQHLRDLQKAGLTHVQLLPVFDIATIDEDPDRRVDLDDPFGKLCQLSPTAREHWSPYCGAASVRQVLQGFDPASGQAQSLYNDLRALDNFNWGYDPFHFSAPEGSYASDAEGVQRIIEFREMVQALAGNGLATVMDVVYNHTNASGLADKSVLDKIVPGYYHRRNPSTGAVETSTCCENTASEHRMMAKLMIDSLQVWARDYKIAGFRFDLMGHHMRQNLVDAYRAVRRIDRHTYFYGEGWEFGEVAGNARGINATQLNMAGTGIGTFNDRQRDAVRGGSPFDGGESIRRNQGFANGLYVLPNELASAGPAQKAEALHAADLIRVGIAGGLRDFQFVTADGSTRKGGDIDYNGQPAGYTLDPQETINYVSKHDNQTLWDNNQYKLPATLTVTDRVRLQLVALSVPLFSQGVPFIHLGSDILRSKSMQRDSYDSGDWFNAVDFSYQDNNWNKGLPRADKDGDNWPLIRQVIADPHAKPGTTDIVRAKRRFLELLKIRSDSALFQLDSARDVQRRLRFHNTGPEQQPGVIAFSLADGPGAGRNLDRRYQSLMVVFNATGERIRLPGADGYQLHPVLRDSVDPISRQATVHGGEFEVPAFTTAVFVQPQQRR; via the coding sequence ATGCTCATACGCTCGATCGCTCATTGGCGCCTGGCGGCGCTCGTCCTAGGCGGATTTTCGCTGGCTATACACACTGCATCGGCGGCCCCGCTCGATCCGGGGCCCGACGAGGCTTTGCTCTACTACAAGCGCGCCGACGGCAATTACGACGGCTGGGGGCCGCACTTGTGGAACACTGCAGCCTGTAGCGGCAGCCTGAACGAAACCGGCTGGGATCAGCCGCTGCCTGCAGCCGGTACCGATCCGGATTACGGTGCCTTCTACCGCATCCCGCTGACCACCGATGCCAGTTGCCTGAACCTGATCATGCACCGCGGCGACGAGAAGGACCTGGGCGGTGGCGACCTGACCTGGCGCTTCGACCAATTGGGCCGCCGGGTCTTCTCGCTGAGCGGCGATGCGCAACTCTCCAGCACACCGCTGGCTGGCGCCACCGTGGCGATCAAGGGCGCGCGGGCGCATTGGCTGGATCCCTTCACGCTCGCATTGGTCGATGGCGCGCCCGGCGCCAGCCGGGTCGAGTTGCGCTATTCCGCCGACGCCAGCATCCGGATCGATGGCGAGACGCGTACCGTCACCGGCGGCACCGCGTTGCCGCTGCGACCCGGGTCACTGCGCGAGGGACTCAAGCGCTCGCATCCACACCTGGCCAACGCCACGGCCTTCAATGTCGTCGCCGGGGCGCGAGACCTGCGCCGCGCCGTCATGGGTCAGTTGGTGGTGGTCGCCTACGATGCCGACGATCAGGTGATCGACGCCACGCAGGTCCAGACCGCTGGCATCCTCGACATGTTGTTCGCCTACGAGGGCGAGCTGGGAGCGAAGATCGGCCCGCGCGGGGTGGCCTTCAAGCTCTGGGCGCCAACTGCACAGCGCGTGCGTCTGCATGTGTTCGATGCCGACAAGCGCCTGCTGCCTGGCTACCCGAAAGTGATGCACGAGCGCCTCGGTGTCTGGAGCCTCGACGGACCGCGCTCGCTCGACCGGGCGTATTACCAATATGAAGTCACCGCCTACCGGCCGAGCTCCGGCAAGATCGAGACGACGCTGGTCAGCGACCCCTATGCCTTGAGCCTGTCGCGTAACAGCCAGTACGCCCAGGTCGTCGACCTCGACGCCGACGATCTCAAGCCCGGCGGCTGGGATGCCTTGCGTCCGCCCCATCCGCAACGCCCCGAAGCGAGCGTGATCTACGAAACCCACCTGCGCGACTTCAGCGCCAGCGACACCAGCCTGCCGGCCGAATTGCGCGGCACCTACGCGGCCTTCACCCGGCCGAACAGCAACGGCATGCAGCATTTGCGCGACCTGCAGAAGGCCGGGCTCACCCACGTGCAACTCCTGCCGGTGTTCGATATCGCCACCATCGACGAGGACCCGGACCGTCGCGTCGACCTCGACGACCCCTTCGGCAAGCTCTGCCAGCTGTCACCCACCGCCCGCGAGCACTGGTCGCCGTATTGCGGCGCCGCGAGCGTCCGCCAGGTGCTGCAGGGCTTCGACCCGGCCAGTGGCCAGGCACAGTCGCTGTACAACGACCTGCGGGCCCTGGACAACTTCAATTGGGGCTACGACCCCTTCCACTTCAGCGCGCCGGAAGGCAGCTACGCCAGCGATGCAGAAGGCGTGCAGCGCATCATCGAGTTCCGCGAGATGGTCCAGGCGCTCGCCGGCAACGGGCTCGCCACGGTGATGGACGTGGTCTACAACCACACCAACGCATCCGGCCTGGCCGATAAGTCGGTGCTCGACAAGATCGTGCCCGGCTATTACCACCGCCGTAACCCCTCTACCGGCGCGGTGGAGACCTCGACCTGCTGCGAGAACACGGCCAGTGAGCACCGCATGATGGCCAAGCTGATGATCGACTCGCTGCAGGTCTGGGCGCGCGACTACAAGATCGCCGGCTTCCGTTTCGACCTGATGGGCCACCACATGCGCCAGAACCTGGTTGACGCCTATCGGGCGGTGCGCCGGATCGACCGGCACACCTACTTCTATGGCGAGGGCTGGGAGTTCGGCGAAGTCGCCGGCAACGCGCGTGGCATCAATGCCACTCAGCTGAACATGGCTGGCACCGGCATCGGCACCTTCAATGACCGCCAGCGCGACGCGGTTCGCGGCGGCAGCCCCTTCGACGGGGGCGAGAGCATCCGCCGCAACCAGGGCTTCGCCAATGGGCTTTACGTCCTGCCGAACGAGCTGGCCAGCGCCGGGCCCGCGCAAAAAGCCGAGGCCCTGCACGCCGCCGATCTGATTCGCGTCGGGATCGCCGGGGGCCTGCGCGATTTCCAGTTCGTCACCGCCGACGGCAGCACGCGCAAAGGGGGCGATATCGACTACAACGGGCAACCGGCCGGCTACACGCTCGATCCGCAGGAGACCATCAACTACGTGTCCAAGCACGATAACCAGACGCTGTGGGACAACAATCAGTACAAGCTGCCGGCCACCCTGACCGTTACCGACCGCGTGCGCCTGCAACTGGTGGCGCTGTCCGTGCCGCTGTTCAGCCAGGGCGTCCCCTTTATCCATCTCGGCTCCGACATCCTGCGCTCCAAGTCGATGCAACGTGACAGCTACGACTCCGGCGACTGGTTCAACGCCGTGGATTTCAGCTACCAGGACAACAACTGGAACAAAGGCCTGCCTCGCGCGGACAAGGATGGCGACAACTGGCCGCTGATTCGCCAGGTGATCGCCGACCCGCACGCCAAGCCGGGCACGACCGATATCGTCAGGGCCAAGCGCCGCTTCCTCGAGCTGTTGAAGATCCGCAGCGACAGCGCACTGTTCCAGCTGGACAGCGCGCGCGACGTGCAACGCCGGTTGCGGTTCCATAACACCGGCCCCGAGCAGCAGCCCGGCGTGATCGCCTTCAGCCTGGCAGACGGTCCGGGCGCGGGTCGGAACCTCGATCGCCGCTATCAATCGCTGATGGTGGTCTTCAACGCCACCGGCGAACGGATTCGCCTGCCCGGTGCGGACGGCTATCAGCTGCATCCCGTGCTCCGGGACTCGGTCGACCCGATCAGCCGTCAGGCGACGGTGCACGGAGGCGAGTTCGAAGTACCGGCCTTTACCACGGCGGTCTTCGTCCAGCCGCAGCAGCGGCGCTGA
- the ccoM gene encoding cytochrome c oxidase subunit CcoM, producing MFVDNVVLAGVVTVGLMVAFLGGFGYFIWRDAHKK from the coding sequence ATGTTCGTCGATAATGTGGTGCTCGCAGGGGTGGTCACGGTCGGCCTGATGGTCGCCTTCCTCGGCGGTTTCGGATATTTCATCTGGCGGGATGCTCACAAGAAGTAG
- a CDS encoding alpha-ketoglutarate-dependent dioxygenase AlkB family protein, translating to MPSLDSPVAIALPQAELTYWPRWADAALAERWLSTLISETPWTQPQIRLYGRQCAVPRLVAWYGDAEARYRYSGLVHEPIPWTPLLGELRERVQAEVGAQLNGVLLNLYRDGQDAMGWHSDDEPELGREPLVVSLNLGATRRFDFRRKGSSRIEYSLALENGSLLVMRGPTQHYWQHQIARTRKVTEPRLNLTFRQLFREPVL from the coding sequence ATGCCTTCGCTCGACAGCCCCGTCGCCATCGCCTTGCCCCAGGCCGAGCTGACCTACTGGCCGCGATGGGCCGACGCGGCGCTCGCCGAACGCTGGCTATCGACGCTGATCAGCGAGACGCCCTGGACGCAACCACAGATCAGGCTCTACGGGCGCCAGTGCGCCGTGCCGAGGCTGGTCGCCTGGTACGGCGATGCCGAGGCACGCTACCGGTACTCCGGTCTGGTACATGAACCCATACCCTGGACGCCGCTGCTCGGCGAACTCCGCGAGCGAGTCCAGGCCGAAGTCGGAGCGCAGCTGAACGGCGTGCTGCTCAACCTGTACCGCGATGGCCAGGACGCCATGGGGTGGCACAGCGATGACGAGCCCGAGCTGGGCCGGGAGCCATTGGTGGTTTCGCTGAACCTGGGCGCGACACGGCGTTTCGACTTTCGCCGCAAGGGAAGCAGCCGGATCGAGTACTCGCTAGCGCTTGAAAATGGCTCGTTGCTGGTCATGCGTGGCCCGACGCAGCATTATTGGCAGCACCAGATCGCCCGGACGCGCAAGGTAACCGAGCCGCGTCTGAACCTGACCTTTCGCCAACTCTTTCGTGAGCCCGTCCTATGA
- a CDS encoding aspartate-semialdehyde dehydrogenase, producing MLPVIPPGTVQVTAQQDVVKPRPDIAPVTPVQPSANESSVGLDRRHPQEAEQMLRDEQRRRQRRGYSAQELAEGETAEEDQEALEELPRQGLWVDVEV from the coding sequence ATGCTGCCAGTCATTCCACCAGGCACCGTCCAGGTCACCGCGCAACAGGACGTGGTCAAGCCACGACCCGATATCGCACCGGTGACGCCGGTACAGCCGAGCGCCAATGAGAGTTCGGTGGGGCTCGATCGCCGCCATCCCCAGGAAGCCGAGCAGATGTTGCGCGACGAACAGCGCCGCCGTCAGCGGCGGGGCTATAGCGCGCAAGAGCTGGCCGAGGGTGAAACCGCCGAAGAGGACCAGGAGGCGCTTGAGGAACTCCCGCGCCAGGGCCTCTGGGTGGACGTCGAGGTCTGA
- the rapA gene encoding RNA polymerase-associated protein RapA: MAQQYLPGQRWISDSEAELGLGTILMQDGRMLTVLYPATGETRQYATRSAPLTRVRFVPGDEVTHFEGWKMTVREVEDVDGLLVYHGLTAQSEARTLPETQLSNFIQFRLASDRLFAGQIDPLNWFKLRYHTLENQSKQLTSSLWGLGGVRAQPIAHQLHIAREVADRIAPRVLLADEVGLGKTIEAGMVIHRQLLSGRAKRVLILVPENLQHQWLVEMRRRFNLQVALFDDERFIESDATNPFEDTQLALVSLDWLKDDERAQDAAFAAGWDLLVVDEAHHLVWHPENASAEYKLVEQLAEVTPGVLLLTATPEQLGQESHFARLRLLDPNRFHDLEAFRAESASYQPVARAVQELLDEGRLSQEAHQTIHGFLGDEGEALLAAATDGDIEASSRLIRELLDRHGTGRLLFRNTRAAVRGFPERQLHPYPLPCPAEYLELPLGEHAELYPEVSFQSQQEEPDAQNRWWTFDPRVEWLIDTLKMLKKYKVLVICAHAETALDLEDALRVRSGIPATVFHEGMSILERDRAAAYFADEEFGAQVLICSEIGSEGRNFQFAHHLVLFDLPSHPDLLEQRIGRLDRIGQAHVIQLHVPYLETSPQERLFKWYHEALNAFLNTCPTGNALQHQFGPRLLNQLEEGDDDAFQTLIEEARAERERLEADLHAGRDRLLELNSGGGEQGKALVEAIEEQDDQFALPIYMEELFDAFGIDSEDHSENALILRPSEKMLDASFPLGDDEAVTVTYDREQALAREDMQFLTWEHPMVQGGMDLVLSGSMGNTAVALIKNKALKPGTVLLELLYVSEVVAPRALQLNRFLPPLALRCLLDSNGNDLAPKVAFETLTDQLESVPRASANKFVQAQRDVLAKQIADAEAKVTPRHTERVAEAQRKLKASLDEELARLTALQAVNPSVRDSEIEAVRKQREEGLAMLEKAGLRLEAIRVLVAG, from the coding sequence ATGGCGCAACAGTATCTACCGGGGCAACGCTGGATCAGCGACAGCGAAGCGGAGCTCGGGCTGGGAACCATCCTCATGCAGGACGGCCGGATGCTTACGGTGCTCTACCCCGCGACCGGCGAAACCCGCCAATACGCCACCCGCAGTGCCCCGCTGACCCGTGTTCGCTTCGTCCCCGGTGACGAGGTAACGCACTTCGAAGGCTGGAAGATGACCGTGCGCGAAGTCGAGGATGTCGACGGCCTGCTGGTCTATCACGGCCTGACTGCCCAGAGCGAAGCCCGCACGCTGCCGGAAACCCAGCTGTCGAATTTCATCCAGTTCCGCCTCGCCAGTGATCGCCTGTTCGCTGGCCAGATCGACCCGCTGAACTGGTTCAAGCTGCGCTACCACACGCTGGAAAACCAGAGCAAACAGCTGACCTCCTCCCTGTGGGGGCTGGGCGGCGTACGTGCGCAACCCATCGCGCACCAGCTGCATATCGCCCGTGAGGTCGCCGACCGCATTGCCCCGCGTGTTTTGCTCGCCGACGAAGTGGGCCTGGGCAAAACCATCGAAGCCGGCATGGTGATTCATCGCCAGCTGCTGTCCGGGCGCGCCAAGCGCGTGCTGATCCTGGTGCCGGAAAACCTCCAGCACCAGTGGCTGGTAGAAATGCGCCGTCGCTTCAATCTGCAGGTCGCGTTGTTCGATGATGAGCGCTTCATCGAAAGCGATGCCACCAACCCCTTCGAAGACACCCAGCTCGCCTTGGTTTCGCTGGACTGGCTGAAGGATGACGAGCGCGCCCAGGACGCCGCCTTCGCCGCCGGTTGGGATCTGCTGGTGGTGGACGAAGCGCATCACCTGGTCTGGCACCCGGAAAACGCCAGCGCCGAATACAAACTGGTCGAGCAACTGGCCGAAGTCACCCCCGGCGTCCTGCTGCTGACCGCAACGCCGGAACAGCTCGGCCAGGAAAGCCACTTCGCCCGCCTGCGCCTGCTCGACCCGAACCGCTTTCATGACCTCGAAGCCTTCCGCGCCGAGAGCGCCAGCTACCAGCCCGTCGCCCGCGCCGTGCAGGAGCTGCTGGACGAGGGCCGCCTATCCCAGGAAGCACACCAGACGATTCACGGCTTCCTCGGCGACGAAGGTGAAGCCCTGCTCGCCGCGGCCACCGACGGCGACATCGAAGCCAGCAGCCGCCTGATTCGCGAGTTGCTCGACCGTCATGGCACCGGTCGCCTGCTGTTCCGCAACACTCGCGCCGCCGTGCGGGGTTTCCCGGAGCGCCAGCTGCATCCGTATCCGCTGCCCTGCCCCGCCGAGTATCTGGAACTGCCGTTGGGCGAGCATGCCGAGCTGTATCCGGAGGTCAGCTTCCAGAGCCAGCAGGAAGAGCCGGACGCACAAAACCGTTGGTGGACCTTCGATCCGCGTGTCGAGTGGCTGATCGACACGCTGAAGATGCTGAAGAAGTACAAGGTGCTGGTCATCTGCGCCCACGCCGAGACCGCGCTGGACCTGGAAGACGCCCTGCGCGTGCGCTCCGGTATTCCGGCCACGGTGTTCCACGAAGGCATGAGCATCCTCGAGCGTGACCGCGCCGCGGCCTACTTCGCCGACGAAGAATTCGGCGCGCAGGTGCTGATCTGTTCGGAAATCGGCAGCGAGGGCCGCAACTTCCAGTTCGCGCATCATCTGGTGCTGTTCGATCTGCCGTCGCACCCCGACCTGCTGGAGCAGCGTATCGGCCGCCTCGACCGGATCGGTCAAGCCCACGTCATCCAGCTGCACGTGCCCTACCTGGAAACCAGCCCACAGGAACGCCTGTTCAAGTGGTACCACGAGGCGCTGAATGCCTTCCTCAACACCTGCCCCACCGGCAATGCCCTGCAGCATCAGTTCGGCCCGCGCCTGCTGAACCAGCTGGAGGAAGGTGACGACGACGCATTCCAGACGCTTATTGAAGAAGCCCGCGCCGAGCGCGAACGCCTCGAAGCCGACCTGCATGCCGGCCGCGACCGCCTGCTGGAGCTCAATTCCGGCGGTGGCGAACAGGGCAAGGCGCTGGTTGAGGCCATCGAAGAGCAGGACGACCAGTTCGCCCTGCCGATCTACATGGAAGAGCTGTTCGACGCCTTTGGCATCGACAGCGAAGACCATTCCGAAAACGCCCTGATCCTGCGCCCGAGCGAGAAGATGCTCGACGCCAGCTTCCCGCTCGGCGACGACGAAGCCGTGACGGTCACCTACGACCGCGAACAGGCCCTGGCCCGCGAAGACATGCAGTTCCTCACCTGGGAACACCCCATGGTTCAGGGCGGCATGGACCTGGTGCTGTCCGGCTCCATGGGCAACACCGCGGTGGCGCTGATCAAGAACAAGGCGCTCAAGCCCGGCACCGTCCTGCTTGAATTGCTCTATGTCAGCGAGGTGGTGGCGCCGCGTGCCCTGCAGCTCAACCGCTTCCTGCCGCCCTTGGCGCTGCGTTGCCTGCTGGATTCGAACGGCAACGACCTGGCACCCAAGGTGGCGTTCGAGACGCTCACCGATCAGCTGGAAAGCGTCCCGCGCGCCAGTGCGAACAAGTTCGTTCAGGCTCAGCGCGACGTGCTGGCCAAGCAGATTGCCGACGCCGAAGCCAAGGTCACCCCTCGCCACACCGAGCGCGTCGCCGAAGCGCAGCGCAAACTGAAGGCGAGTCTCGACGAAGAGCTGGCGCGCCTGACGGCGCTGCAAGCGGTCAACCCGAGCGTGCGCGACAGCGAGATCGAGGCCGTGCGCAAGCAGCGTGAGGAAGGTCTGGCGATGCTGGAGAAGGCCGGGCTGAGGCTGGAAGCGATTCGGGTGCTGGTGGCGGGCTGA